GGTCACCGGCCAGCTGGGTGGTTGGTGGCTGTAACTAATACACCTCTGATGTTCAGAAATTGTTGTCTTTTTATCAAGTAATAACTCATTCTCTTGAATGATCTaatacacatacagtaaattaaATAATCCATTTTTAATTTGGCGAGAAACTAGCCTCTGTCCAAATCTAAAATTGGATTTTTGATATTGATTATTTAACTATGCTCCACTTTTCTGTTAGTGTATCTAAGGCTGAAGTGATTGTTAGCCACTGTAATAGTTAACACAATGGCTCCCTTATACGCCTGCCTTATCTGGGTCATACTATCGTTTCATCAGACACGTTACCCGGCATGTTTACCTTGCTCTCATGCCTGTGAGGCCAACATTTGTGTGTACAGCCTTCTATCCTGCAAAACAGAAGTTGATGGCGAAGGACTGCGagtattttcatttgattaCCTCTCAGTAAAGCAGGATAAGAAGGGCTGAGCTTATTTCATGTTCTCAGGCCGAACAACCGTGGTGTTGCGTCTACCAGTGTGGGGTTGTGTGTAAGTACATGCATATGGCAGCATATTTAGCGTACTTGTGAGCATGAGCCcctgtgtgcttgtgtctggTTAATGAGGATATACAGAACATCAGAGTGGGCACCACGCCAAGTGGGCACGGAGAAGGCGCAGCACTCCTGTCCTCCATACTGTAATGTAGGAATCATGCATTCCTCGGGGAGAAGGTGAAAAGAAGGTACCATAAAATAACCGTAGCGCTCTATTGACGATCAGTCCCATTTCTTGTTTTTGCCAGATGCCTGCACACTATTTTTCTCTGGGGTAAGTCTGGACACGACAAGGGTTAGGCAatagaaggttttttttaaagtgtgggAATTCTTCATCCTGCCATTTATTGTGTGGCATACTTCCTCTGCCAACTCCAGCTCCCCTGCCgctcctcctctttgcccaccatcaccacctccttcctccctcattGAAATTCTGCCTGGCACACAGACACTGCCCATTCTTGGCACAAagctcagggagagagagagagagagacagactgagagagagagagaaacacacaagaaCCTGTACCAATCGTCTGGTGCCCCCTCCGTTGTGTCTGTGCCAAGCATTCATCCTGTCTCGTGGACCGAGGGGACCAGGCAATCCAATAGGTATTTCCCTGTCTCTGCTTCCTGCGAAAAAATCGGCTCCAATCCTGAGGAGTTTAGTTGGCATCTGAGtgtgctgtgtgagtgtgtgtgtgtgtttggggatTTGCtaattaatttgtgtgtttatgtcttttGCGTTGGGCAAGGAGTAAATCCAATGAATCCTGCGTCCTTTcaaagtggaggagaggaagccaGAGCCTATTGtttacatgatattttttaaatcaatactggcatgcatttttatttgcttaAGATGCTGCAGTAGAGACCACTTAAATTGTGTATATGCTTTTAACGTACAGCAGATTTAGAATGATGTCGGAAGTTTGTTAAACGTGTCTCATACAATCTGATTATTCTGTTTGGCAGCCATTTTGATTCGATTTTCTTTTAACTTATCCTGCAAAAGACCAGAAACAGTTATCACATCATAGGTTTTCCTctacacatttacaaaaaaaattatatgtTTCTTATAGTGATGGCAGTTTTATGAAAATTCATTAATTTCTAAAaattttttatataaagtggCTGTAACAGAATCAGGTTTGACTTTATAGacacaacaaatgaaatgtaaaacatcTGCTCAAAATTCATTGAAAAGATAAAATTCCCAGCGCTGTAACTGACTAGAGTTCTTGGAAAACCCAAAAGAATCACGTGCAACTGTCTTCCAAAGAAAGATTAACATACTCGAGCAGGAAATTGTCTTTAGAAATACATACCCTGGTCGGTCATGGCAGAGCAGTGTTATCAGAGGACAAGAGAGGACAAGGTCCACATCTCTTGGCTTACTTAGCTTACTACCATTCAGGCACAATTGTGCTGTgacagatgcacagacagatcACGCAGACGAGATTAACTCAATAGGCCACATTTCTACCTTTTCTTTAAGATCCTCTCAGCTGCCCCACACTACGGCTTGCGTCGATTTATTTTGGAGCTgttgacagagaaaatgatttgCCCCAGCAGAGCCATGAGTGCCCCTTTTATGTGCCACAGACAAAGTCCACGATCACAGACAACAGCACCCAGTGGAGCTCACATGACTGACTGGGTCTGGTTTCAGTGTTTCCAAAACAGTCGGGAGTTGTTTTGGGAATGGGttggaaatgttttcttgtaATTAACCCAAAAGCACAGAATTCCCCCCCAACAATTtaatttctaaatgttttttttcttttcactttcattcGAGGCCACACTGGGATGTCCTGTtctttatcccccccccccccccccgagtgCACCGTGTCATATCATTATTAGACTGTACCCCTCGTCCTCCGTACACAGCTCCAGTCAAGGGGGTGTTTCTTGGCGACCAAACAGAGCTCGTAGATCTGTCACTGGCATGGTGGCAGAGTTGGGCGTCACGCCaacaccacccccaccccccttctgtctgtctggtctTCTGTAATCAGACTAGCAGGGTCTACTGCATGCTAACTATGGGCTGGTCTGGACCAAAGTCTCAGGGGTTGTGGCTGTATGCTAATTTATGCAAGCAGTGTACCTTCTCCGTCTATCTGAGGCCCAGCTCTGGCGTTTAGTCTGGCACTCGTTAACCCTTTAATCGCTGCCATGTTAACCTGCTAACCCATCCCGACCTCTGCCTCATAGAGTCTTTGAGGAATAGCAACAGTTTTAATCATGAAATATTAAGACCACAAATACAATCTACTTGTTCAGCGAGGGTGCCATAGCGATGGATTTTTGATTGAAACGAAAGCTGAAaagttaaactgttttttccaGCGGTCTGATAAGAAACGTTCACTCTCACTCATTGCTCGTGATACAGTGTGTTGTCTGGGTCTGTCGGCTCAGTGTTTGGCACAAGACTGATTCTCCATCACAGAGGAGCGGCACTTTCTTCATGAGACAACATGCTCAGGACAAAAACCTGACAGGTAGACCGTATAGTGTTTTTTAGTAGACCTAAAATGGCCGAAGTGCGAGACgccattttgtgttttggtgggggggcggggggcagAATCTCATCCTTGTATTCAATCAGAGGCAGCTGGTGGAAGCCATATTTGCAGGCATCTGTGTGCGTACCTCCGTCTGAGATGCAGCAGCCAGCCTACACAGGGATAGCCCACTGGAATGAGCTCAGTTTTTGGCAAAAACGGAAACGAATTCCTGGCACAGAGTCGATCAGTGCcgttttttctctccctctctctctctttcgatCACATGCCAGAGTCTAAGGAAGCCAGTGAGTTGTTTGGTGGGCTTTCACACATTGGTGCTCTCACTTTCCGATGTCTGCTTACcgttaaattatttttcttgatTCATTTCAATGGGACAGATTAGAATTTAGAGACATTCGGTTCTGcagcaacagaaaataaaaggaggCTCGGTTGATTGGTGAGGATGTGCCAATATGCAAAATCTGCGAGGGTCTTCTTTTGTTGTGGAGTGATAAACGATTCTTGGCAGTTGAAGACTTGTCACGAAACACGAGCAGTTTTTCGCCATGAGTGGTGATTTTTGAATCGTTTCCATGAACcgattgaaatgaaaacaaagagtcAGACACAAAGATAAAACCAAAAGAATACGATTACGAATACGTTACGTAAGAATACACGTCTAGAGTAAGAATCCCACCCTGCTTTATCTTGCATGTGTTTCACAGAAAATACGACTTAATTGAGAtaatcctctctttctctttgtgccACTGCAGGAGTTTTACCTTCGAGGATCTTTGCTGCTGGGGAACAGGGATGCTGTCCTTGGGGCTGAGGTAGTAGATTGAATAGTTGTGGGGTTGTGTAACCTCTTTTTGAGATAACTATACAATCTACTGTCTTTCCCAAGGAGACAGCTGAGTCAGCTGTTCGCCGACTGTCATCTCCAGATGGGCAATTACCCTGTCCAAACACTCACggcaaataaaataatgcattGTGACAGgcattgtttttctgtttttgtttttttgcttgaGCAGGTAAATTAGGTGTCATGTTCCCTGACAGGAGACCGTGTGGTGTCCTCGATTTGGGCTCTTTCAGGGTGAGGTAGTAGGTTGTATAGTTTGGTGGGTGGGATTACACCCTGCTCAGGTGATAACTATACAGTCTATTGCCTTCCCCGAGGAGTTCACTGAACACTCATCAATATTCAACACACTCTCATCACGGCCCGGGTATCACGTTTATTCGtccacatgaaataaaaaggatCAGGTACATATGTGCTGCAAAGGATTAGTGTTGAATGGATTGAACATGTCATGTGGCATTCTTAAAATATATGTACATCTCAATAAAGTTATACTTGCTTCAAACCTGTTTTCCAAATATCAGTGAATGAGGCTTTTAACCTGTCTGTGTTTCATACACTGTGTTGTGATGGTTTCATGGTTTGTGTACAACAGCTCTTGAGTTTGTTAGTGTAGACCACCCTCTAGTGGAGTCACAGGAGATAGCTTTGACTAGAATAAAGTTTGCAGATTAGGGAAAGACAAATGCATGTCATGGCTGACTGGGACATGCAGTGTtccattcattttcaaaacaatcACAAGCTGCCTGCATTTCCTCACCCACTTTGTGTGATAAACCTGTTACATCCTCAAGCATACTTTACTTAGAACGGCCACGCAGTTCTTTATCAGGGTGTGGTATTCCTTCCCGAACCACACTTCTCTGTGTGATTGGTCAGACTGCTTGTTATTGACCTAGGAACTTGCTTGTCCCCATGGCAACAGTTGAACCGCAAGAGAACTCTTCTCCATATTTGACTGTAGGCCTGCTGGATCTTTGGGATGCGGTAGGCGTAGACCACAGGGTTGATGGCTGAGTTGGCATGAGACAAGAGGATACCTGGGAAATTGGATATTTCATCTGGTAAGTATATTGTGATCTGTGATTAAATGGTGTATAAAAAATCTATGCAGGAAGTGGATGGACTGTCACCTGCCTGTATAGAGCGCCCCCTCCGTGACAGCTTGCGGGCCgtgaaacagcagcagacagttcATCAAGTGCAGAGGAATCCAGCAGCTGGCAAACAAAATGAGAACCAGAGCCAGAGACCAGGCTAGCCTCTTCTCCCTGAGCAGAGAGGCCCGGGCCTGGGGACAGCTGTCCTTCAGTCGTCCCTGAAGGCTCCAGAAGATTCGAATGTAGAGGAGCGTCATGACCAGCAGGGGTGCCATTACACATCCCAGAAAGTTGTAGTAGACCATGAAGGGGAGGGAAACAACAGAGAGGAAGGTGCATGGTGGTGAGTtgagggaagaggaagatgCATTGGTGTAATCAGACGTTGGAGAGTTGTAGTTGTTCCAGCCAAACAGAGGGGTGAACCCCAGTAGACAGGAAAGTATCCAGCACATAGACACGGCCAACCATGTGCGTCTCTGTGTGGCCAGGGATTTGTATCTAAgggattaaacaaaaataaataatggaagAGATGATTATTTCAACCAATCACTAAGTAAGCATGTGACCCACAAATCTTTTTTACTTGTAAACCAGTTTTTCATACCTCACCTGAGTGGCATGTGTAACCGCAGGTATCGGTCCACGGCGATAGCAAGCAATGACAGCACAGAGGCCTGTGTCAGCACGAGCACGACACAGCTGAGGAGCAGGCACAGGTCAGGGGTCAAACTCACCCAACCGTCCAATAATATGGCCAGGGGCACAGCAGCCACACCTACGAGGAAGTCAGCCACCGCCAAGGACACCAGGAAGCAGAAGGTCGGCTCCCGAAGGGAATCTCGCAGGCCAACACACACCGAGCACACCACCAACATGTTGCCGAAGCAACAGGCCACGGAAATCAGTACTTCAACTACTGTGTAAACCACCCAACTCCACTCAGCCATCACTGAGGATGGAGAGCGGGGAAGACAGAGAAACTATGAAGTTTGATAAAGCAGGTTTCCTCTCAGGTCGTAGACAGATGCAGCAAATTCCAGAGTGAAATCCAACATAATCCCGAGTTTGTCCAGGCAGTCTTTTTCTGTTCTCAGCTCTTGGCTTCAAATGACTATAAAAAGCATTGAGCAGATGCTTTTTATATGCAAACATGCACCCAGAACAGGCGTGTACTCCATGGAGACACCATCTGTATTCAATCAGTGAGAGAAAATCTTTTTCTCACTCTCATCAGTGGTGACTCAGTGGACTTATAGAGGAGAGGACTTCTGCAGCACCAGAGGTGAAGGACTTACTGAGTTCTATTGATTAAAGTAGCTGAGCAAAATAAGCAATACCACGATGTAAAAGTACTAGACTCCAAGTAAAACTCGATATTGATATATTATCAGTAAAATGTACTGTATTAACTGAATCAAAATTAAATAGTCtcatcagaatcagaagaaTTAAATAGAAATACTCGAGAAAAGTACAAAATCACTTCTGATTTCCACTCATTATTGCAATACATAATATTAGAACATGTTTATCATAATTACCTATATTACCATatttataatatgatatattaaaatcaccaAAATTATAAAACTCTTGCCTTGAAATATATCAGGACCCATAGTCAGGATCTCAGTCCATGTGTGATTAATGTTAAGTAATTTGTAACTGTGTCATTTGGTTTTCAGCACGTCTGTATGACCCCTCCATTGACCCATGAAGGTTAAACATTTACTCTGGAAttgaaaatggaaagaaaatataatatatgttcAGTATaattagtgtttgtgtgaggggaCTTTTCTGATGTTACTGATTAACAGGTGGCAGTTTTTCAGTGCATACTTACTTTGCATACAATtttggtggtgtgtgtgtgtgtgtgtgtgtgtgtgtgtgtgtgtgtgtgtgtgtgtgtgtgtgtgtgcttcagttTACAAGCACATCTGTATTTACTCGGCTGATATGCACTACTCAGGATGCCTTTGTTCTTTAGATGGAAAGACAGATAAATACAAATGGACTGACAATATATATTGCATcatcagaaaatattttctttaaccCAAACATGATGTTTACAGAACCTACATTTGTATGATTCATCCAAATATCCTCAATTcagaaaagcacaaacaaatgtttattgtattttatttaaattctacTTATAAAGTAGATATGACATAACAACCTTTTAGATTTACATAATTTGCATCATTGTGTCAGTATCATAATTTCCAGTCCTCATATGAACCTATTCCTAAATGGTTCTGTATCTATAGAAAGCTCTGACTGACTCTAACTGGCTTTTCAAATACTCAGTATTCATTTGTTCAGACATGAATCAGAAGAAAGGACATTACAGggtcacacagttttttttttctgaatatcCACTGTGCTTCTTCTCGTTCCGGGCCCACCATCATGCTTCCTACGCTCTGCTAGAGTCTCCTCGCAGGCGTCTCAGTGTCTTCTCGTCAAACTGATACGTGAGCTTCCTCTTCACCTTCTGAATCTCACCAGTGCGGGAGTAGTTCCTCAGCGCCCGCGCCATCTTCTGGTAGGTCATGGTCTTGCGGTTCCCCTTGCGTCGGCCCCACAGCTGCGCCAGCCGTTCCTTGTTTTGGGAGGAGAACTGAAAGGTGCCGGAGGAGGACTGGACCCACCAGATGCAGCTGCGCATGGACGGCGTCTGGAGCATCTCGAACAGGAACTGGAATAACCGCTCCTTCCTCTTTCCTGCTGAGGATGTAAATTCAAATTAGGAGGTTACCATGATTCACAGATGTTCGTAGATTCGggaacaaacattttgtttcccACCGACAGTTTTAAAGAGAAGGTTTGAATACACAGAAGTCTCGAGTTTGTTGATGGTGTTCGAGTAATGGACTTTTCAGAGTTTCAGTAAAccgaaataataatcaattttGCCTCAATAATTCAGAAATACTACCAATAGAATACTTAAAGGGGTAATATCAGGATATGTGACAGCCCTTGCTGAGAGttttgtgttaaatgtgtttatacCTGAAAATGGTGCAAGAGTCAGGGAGTCTCTGTCCTTCCCGCTCCCCCTGTCAGACGACGGTGATGGAGAATCTTGGTATTCCTGGTACTGAGAGCAACTGGACTGAGAGTCTGAGTCAATGTAAGCAGGTGCCTCGTAGGAATACGCGATGTGGTCCTGaacacatacaaaacacatttacagctcACCAGTGTCACAATCTTCACTTcactacattttattttgcaaagaCTTTGAGATCCTTGAACTCACCCATTGGTTGTCATGGGTACAAGACCATGCTGGAGGCGGGGTTTGCTCTTCATACTCCTGGTATGGAGTGTTTGAGCCACAGTGCCACTCATAAGCATGCTGACCCAACCAGTTGTTCTCTGTGGAGGAAAAGGCCGTCAGAtaaaagacacagaaacacacaaggacCAACATTATCTCTTGAATCATCACCACCACTGCTAACCTATGATCCTGTCGCTCTGGTGGAGGAGTGTGTGCGGTTGTTGCCCCGTGGAACTCTGAGGTGAGGCAGGTGTGTGGGCAGGTTGGACCTCCAGTGAATGCTCCTGCAGGTACTCTTCAATgacctccagctccacctcagGGTAGGAGGAGGGAGCCACTCCGCTCCAGGCCCCACAGCATCCACTCAGTCGGATCTCAGTCACATAGGCCATCTGACAAAAACAGAGCAACAACCGAAtcagaaatcacacacacagtgatgtatTTTGTATGTTGTGCGATGAGCAGCGCAGGATATTTGGTGTAATGGTTGGTATTTATCTCACAGTAACAGCCTGAggtgttgttattattaggccacgcatctgttgtttttattgggCTCGGCACAGTGATGCATCATACACACTTTGGCATGCtgataaaattaattaattcgtattcCTTGCAGAATAGTTCGGCcaaacgacacacacacactcgtaacATTCACATGCTGCAGTGAAGTTTCTGAAATTGATCCTGATCCTAACTGTGCATTGTTTGATTGTTGGAAATGAGCCAGGCAACAACACTGTGACTGTGTCTTTTAGTTTGACTGGCAAATTTATGCAAGGGTCTGTTTACCTTAAGCATCTCATGCAACATTCACATAACAACGTTGTGTGGCCTTTAGCAGCTATTCTTACAAACAACTTTTTCCCCTCAGGCcacacacatctgtcacagTTAAAGCGAtaattcacagaaaaatgaaaattcactcatcatttACTCACAACTATGCTgacggaggggtgggtgaagtgtgtgagtccacaaaacacgtttggagtttcaggggtaaacagagttgcagacaaatccaatacaattgaagtgaGTGGTGACCGCTTCTTTAAAGgttaaaaaacaactgaaaaaaaaactgaaaatgcctcagtactgctcctgtggtgtcatccaagtgtctggaaGCCCAGACATTCAcatttttagcctaaatgttcTGATATCTCTTCTGGAGCCGTGTTGGTGCAGGAGGAGTActgaggcattttatgtttttattttcattttgtttttttacatttgaagcaTCGGTCAcaacttcaactgttttatatATGGctacaacactgtttaccccccAAAccccaaaagtgttttgtggactcaaacactccattggcatagtggtgagtagacaaTGAGTGAATTAATAAGATCATATGTATTACTGAAATACACTGTTCCATAATTTTTTCTAAACAATATACATGGGCTGacctaaagaaaacaaacataaatacaccACCCACACCTGAAAAACTCTAAAATCTaactcaaaaaacaaaatgactcaccatctccatctctgtcaaAATGCTTCGAGGACAATCTGTtgagagaaaacactgtgaTGAGACACCAGAATCAAAATTCACAACATGAACAGAGAAGTGAAAGAAGCTGTCACACACGTTTCTCTAACTTACAGTCATATGAATGAATCAGCACAGTGTGGGGGAGAGCTGTGCCTTTGACGTCTGAGGTGAACGGCGTCTGCAGTGAAGCAGTGTCCTCAGGCAGCTGAGATCGGAGGCATGAGAATGTGAGCGCTCACCTGTGTGACGCCCCACCTCAACATAACTGCTCTTATAGCCTCTGAACATGTTTGGCCATCCCTCTTCTAAGCAGGATTACTATTAGAGTGGGAGTGGTTTAAACAAAAAATGGCTCATTATGtcttatattgttttaaatataatatactcagttttattattttacaaagtGAATGAGTTCTACACCTCCTCCTATTGATAGAAACAGTTTAACAACTTTAATCAATTTGATTCAACTCTTTCCTTGGCAGGTTATATTGATTGTACAATAAGATTTTGTTTAGAGAATGATTTAAACTTGTGGAGTTTTTTATCTTGGAATCAAAAGCTGTGATCTAACTGTAGTTTCTGATCATTCCCTTTGCCACAGCAGAGGTGCAGtatataaagaatataataatgtgtatttttggCTTTACATCGAATGTTTAACATTTGAAGAAACTCACaacagtgtatttatatatatatatatatatatatatatatatatatatatatatatatatacacaacattGTCTATACCCACATTAGATTTACTGTGAATACTCCAATTTTTCCAAACTATGGATAAAactcatccatctgtccatcttaTCTTTTGAGGATTTTAaggggagctggagctaatcccatGTGATAATGGGCGAGATGAGGGATACGCCCTGGACACAGGTAGCCAGATGCAGATCCAACATATAATTCTTTTTAGTCAGGAAAAGTTACATTAAATCAGATGAGgaccattttatttgatttgtgatATTTACACTTCAAGCAGTAATAATCTTTTTATCATAAGATGTATGTATAATTACACATAATTAGTTGTAAGCAGATATAAGGACATTTTAGGTGTTTATTTAATGCACAGTATTCTTCTCccattgaaatatattttgtatgatTTAAATTAAGTCTTGTAATAGATGCTTCACAGGAGAAGTTAAAGTAGTTGAAATCTACATTTGCTTACAACTACATTATAGACCAATAGATCAAAAAAATCTAATGTATATGTGCTTTACACTGGTCTATAGTGCCTGCATTGTTTATTTCCTCGAGCTGTGCCGATAGTATAGGAAACGTATTCTTCATCTGAACACAGCCATATAATCATCTGACGTCAGTTTATCTTCATAGAAAATCCATCATATTTGGAGAACTATGTTTTTGGAGAATTGCTCACTAATGACCTAGTTAGCATGTATAAGTCCCCCTTCTAAAACTTTCCAGGGTCCGTTCTGTAACTGCAGCTACGTAGGTTCTGATCAACTTCCTCATCAAACTGAGGGCTGCCACATTTAATGACATTGTTCTTCACAAAGCACAGTGTCAGGTATTTCATCACACCCCAGGACATGATGTCATTCATTGCTCACTTTCAATACAAGCAAGCATGTTCCTGTTGgttgatgttgtgtgtgttattatggtAGACGTAGATTCCAGTACACAACTGGCAGTGTAGCATGTGTCCTTTTTCAAAGGGTGTGTGTAGCTGAGGGATTTCCCCAAACTGTTCTGAGtgtgagacacaaagacactaAAAGTGAAGTGGCAGACATGCTGGAgtataaaatgaaagaatatcCACACACAGTTTGAACAGAGGATGACAACCTGATCCAAACCTCAGACATGCGATAAACATAAGAGTCAAATGAGGTAACTAAAACAATTCCGAAATTCCGATAAAAGTCCTAAGGGCTCCAAACAAAGTTGAAATTCAATGACCAAATCATGACTGACTACAGGCCTGAGGCAAACGTTTGTCAGAGGCTTACTATCTGTAACACAATAAAAACTGTGTTATCTCACACATAGCATGTAGCTCATGCAAACCCTAAACTCTTAGGGGCCATCCCAATTCACCACTTAACCCTTACTCTTTGTTTTGCATGTGGCTGTGAAGGGGTAGTGTTTTCCCATTTCTCTATGTGATGTAGGGGTAGTGGTCATCTGGTCCTTCAAACGCCCCTTCAACCATAGTATATTCAGAACCCCGCTAAAAACGAAGGGGTAGACAAAAATTCCTGAATGCTTTACGAATGGAGGAAGCAACCTCTGTGGGTACAATGCTTATAAATATACGTATGTAATCTTGCAAAAATAACcatgtacatttgttttaaatcatatCTTATTTGGATCCAgtagcaaatgaaaaaacaagCGTGCAGTCTGGGTGAGAGTAACAAGTTTTCACTGCGGGGCAGAAGTTTCTATGGACAGGACTGAGTTACATTGAAATAATGGGTGTAAACATGCTGACTGATGTATTGATCAATAGAACAAACTGTCCCGTCGGTCCTGcagttgtcagatgtgtcactgtTATGATGTTGATAATTAACAGCTTTTAATATAATAACGTCGGTTTATATTGGTTttctaaccctaccacttgtgGCTCTGTTTGGAAGGGAACACTTCCAGCAAAGTGGGCAGGGCCTTACTGTTCATACTGTAAGTTAGGAATTCTGGGGCGTGGTGTAAATTCGTTAACCATGTCATGGATAGTGACCACAGCGTTTTTCCTGTGGGGCATGCTGGGAAGAAACATGTTGACTGATAAAATGTGAgctcaataaataaaacaaaacagctgtGAACATCACCAATACAAAATTCTATAGTAAAGTGTTTATGGCCTGATGATCAGTGTCATAATAAATCCTAAGGCAGTGCCAGTAAACTGTGACCTCCTCGGAAATGGATGATATATGAAGCATATATAATGGAGAGGAGGCAGATATTTACAACCTGGGTTTTATTCCTGGGCTATCATCTTAGTGATAAACAGGAATGGCAATACTAACTTTACAAATAGTCGAGGTTTAGTGCAACAATTCATCACACTGAAATATCACTACAGGCTCCTACAATGTAAACCTATCAGAGCACAAAAGGATATATCAGGGGTCAGGGGAGGTCAACATATCAAAGTTTACCCGCAACTACTAAAAATAAGTACACTCGTACATGTACTTGTGGGCGTGCTCAGTCATACAAATTTGTATGAAAATTGATTGAAAGggtgcagcatcagcagctgAGCCAAGAGTGACATATCAGTGTGACAGGCTGATCATGTGGAATATAACAtgtttcagtctctctctctctctctctctctctctctctcac
This sequence is a window from Paralichthys olivaceus isolate ysfri-2021 chromosome 6, ASM2471397v2, whole genome shotgun sequence. Protein-coding genes within it:
- the LOC109635100 gene encoding adenosine receptor A3 — encoded protein: MAEWSWVVYTVVEVLISVACCFGNMLVVCSVCVGLRDSLREPTFCFLVSLAVADFLVGVAAVPLAILLDGWVSLTPDLCLLLSCVVLVLTQASVLSLLAIAVDRYLRLHMPLRYKSLATQRRTWLAVSMCWILSCLLGFTPLFGWNNYNSPTSDYTNASSSSLNSPPCTFLSVVSLPFMVYYNFLGCVMAPLLVMTLLYIRIFWSLQGRLKDSCPQARASLLREKRLAWSLALVLILFASCWIPLHLMNCLLLFHGPQAVTEGALYTGILLSHANSAINPVVYAYRIPKIQQAYSQIWRRVLLRFNCCHGDKQVPRSITSSLTNHTEKCGSGRNTTP
- the LOC109635109 gene encoding transcription factor Spi-B isoform X2, which encodes MEMMAYVTEIRLSGCCGAWSGVAPSSYPEVELEVIEEYLQEHSLEVQPAHTPASPQSSTGQQPHTLLHQSDRIIENNWLGQHAYEWHCGSNTPYQEYEEQTPPPAWSCTHDNQWDHIAYSYEAPAYIDSDSQSSCSQYQEYQDSPSPSSDRGSGKDRDSLTLAPFSGKRKERLFQFLFEMLQTPSMRSCIWWVQSSSGTFQFSSQNKERLAQLWGRRKGNRKTMTYQKMARALRNYSRTGEIQKVKRKLTYQFDEKTLRRLRGDSSRA
- the LOC109635109 gene encoding transcription factor Spi-B isoform X1; the protein is MEMMAYVTEIRLSGCCGAWSGVAPSSYPEVELEVIEEYLQEHSLEVQPAHTPASPQSSTGQQPHTLLHQSDRIIENNWLGQHAYEWHCGSNTPYQEYEEQTPPPAWSCTHDNQWDHIAYSYEAPAYIDSDSQSSCSQYQEYQDSPSPSSDRGSGKDRDSLTLAPFSAGKRKERLFQFLFEMLQTPSMRSCIWWVQSSSGTFQFSSQNKERLAQLWGRRKGNRKTMTYQKMARALRNYSRTGEIQKVKRKLTYQFDEKTLRRLRGDSSRA